A section of the Subtercola frigoramans genome encodes:
- a CDS encoding GntR family transcriptional regulator — MRDAAGVRRASIAGVSIEVDARLPAPVSEQLRVQIITAVQRGDLVAGTRLPAVRRLAEELSLAANTVAKVYRELERDEFVTTEGRNGTSIAPQGTGPARQAQLAAAAYASRARELGLSEQDALAIVAAALSAP; from the coding sequence GTGCGTGATGCGGCAGGGGTTCGCCGGGCATCCATCGCCGGTGTGAGCATCGAAGTGGATGCCCGGCTGCCCGCGCCCGTCTCTGAACAGCTGCGCGTGCAGATCATCACCGCTGTTCAGCGCGGGGATCTCGTTGCCGGCACCCGCCTGCCGGCCGTGCGGCGTCTCGCCGAAGAGCTGTCGCTGGCCGCAAACACGGTCGCGAAGGTGTACCGCGAGCTCGAACGCGACGAATTCGTCACCACCGAGGGCCGCAACGGGACCTCCATTGCCCCGCAGGGCACAGGCCCGGCACGCCAAGCGCAGCTCGCGGCGGCGGCTTATGCCTCGCGAGCCCGCGAACTGGGCCTCAGCGAGCAGGATGCCCTTGCCATCGTCGCGGCAGCGCTTTCAGCGCCGTAG